A portion of the Candidatus Nitrosotenuis aquarius genome contains these proteins:
- a CDS encoding PqqD family peptide modification chaperone has translation MSTVSVDQVRESLTKCMDPEVPLNIVEMGLIYGIDITPSNDVSIKMTLTTQGCPLHQTLVQDVTRYVKKVPGVNDVKVDIVWNPPWTMDRMSETAKAKLKDLSSSSTPAPIDYETAMPQGVGSVIQQEDGGMVLANEHNQGFMVNQAIIDFWRSCNGQRKITELVEIFAQKTGLRRSQVEKEVIQLIGQLRDGGLIIIPQAETPNVQFKK, from the coding sequence ATGTCGACTGTAAGTGTAGACCAAGTGAGGGAATCTCTTACCAAATGTATGGATCCAGAAGTTCCACTAAATATTGTGGAAATGGGTCTAATCTATGGAATTGATATTACGCCGTCAAACGATGTCAGTATCAAAATGACACTTACAACTCAAGGTTGTCCACTACATCAAACCTTAGTTCAAGATGTAACAAGATATGTCAAAAAAGTACCCGGAGTAAATGATGTCAAAGTTGACATTGTTTGGAATCCTCCATGGACAATGGATAGGATGTCAGAAACTGCCAAGGCAAAACTCAAGGATTTGTCGTCTTCAAGTACGCCCGCACCAATTGATTACGAAACTGCCATGCCGCAAGGTGTTGGATCTGTGATACAACAAGAAGATGGAGGAATGGTTTTGGCAAATGAACATAATCAGGGGTTTATGGTAAATCAAGCAATTATTGACTTTTGGAGATCATGTAATGGGCAACGAAAAATAACAGAACTTGTAGAAATATTTGCTCAAAAAACCGGCCTACGACGTTCTCAAGTGGAAAAAGAAGTCATCCAATTAATTGGCCAACTTCGTGACGGAGGACTGATTATAATACCACAAGCAGAAACACCAAACGTCCAATTCAAAAAATAA
- a CDS encoding GNAT family N-acetyltransferase: protein MPIMGSNLNKELRLARAQKKDTRFIYQVVKEWLEHHADHSVITLKMPSFAKFSKTKTTKYIIKKGDMPIGFVHILANNEIGYYVIPEFQGMGLGTWAVIQLMKKHPRERYYATVNNKNIASVKLITSLGFKSKATIYEKIGISRKKIKR, encoded by the coding sequence ATGCCAATCATGGGTAGCAATTTGAATAAAGAATTAAGACTGGCAAGAGCTCAAAAAAAAGATACACGATTTATTTATCAAGTTGTAAAAGAGTGGTTAGAGCATCACGCAGATCATTCAGTCATTACGCTCAAAATGCCGAGTTTTGCAAAGTTTTCAAAGACAAAGACCACAAAATACATTATCAAAAAAGGAGACATGCCCATAGGATTTGTACATATTTTGGCAAATAATGAAATCGGATATTATGTGATTCCTGAATTTCAAGGGATGGGACTTGGGACTTGGGCGGTTATACAATTAATGAAAAAACACCCAAGAGAACGATACTATGCTACAGTAAATAATAAGAACATTGCATCCGTGAAACTAATAACTAGTCTTGGTTTCAAATCAAAAGCAACCATTTATGAGAAAATAGGAATTAGTCGTAAAAAAATTAAACGATAG
- the mtnA gene encoding S-methyl-5-thioribose-1-phosphate isomerase encodes MIDQTKLPTELLYVKYTDYNDVAYAIKNLIVRGAPAIGVSGAFGLALAALQSNATTKEQLLADLEKARKILHDTRPTAVNLSWGLEQIMNVANKGNTVQEIKDLIVTTAKQMAEDDIKINMTMGKNGSELFSNNDTIMTHCNAGSLATVAYGTALGVIRATKESGKNIKVIATETRPVQQGSRLTAFELKHDGFDVSLIPDTAVGYSMANKLVNKVVVGADRVLRTGHVYNKIGTYQVALMAKQHGIPFYVAAPLSTFDMKSTPDDVIIEQRKGTEVTQIGDRKTAPDGIHVINPAFDMTPPELISGIITEAGVAKPPFDETIPKLFEAKK; translated from the coding sequence ATGATAGATCAGACTAAGCTTCCCACTGAACTATTGTACGTAAAATATACTGATTACAATGATGTTGCTTATGCAATTAAGAATTTGATAGTGCGTGGCGCACCTGCAATAGGTGTTTCTGGAGCTTTTGGTTTGGCGTTAGCAGCATTGCAAAGTAATGCAACAACAAAAGAACAATTACTTGCTGATCTAGAAAAGGCAAGAAAAATACTCCATGATACAAGACCTACTGCAGTAAATCTATCTTGGGGACTAGAACAGATAATGAATGTTGCAAACAAAGGTAATACGGTACAAGAAATTAAAGATCTGATAGTCACTACCGCAAAACAAATGGCAGAAGATGATATCAAAATTAACATGACCATGGGAAAAAATGGCTCTGAATTATTTAGTAACAACGATACAATAATGACGCATTGTAACGCAGGTTCTCTAGCCACTGTGGCATATGGAACTGCATTGGGAGTAATTCGTGCCACTAAAGAAAGTGGTAAAAACATCAAAGTTATTGCAACAGAGACAAGGCCGGTACAACAAGGATCACGCTTAACTGCATTTGAGCTAAAACATGACGGGTTTGATGTCAGTTTGATTCCAGACACTGCTGTTGGTTATTCAATGGCAAATAAGCTAGTAAACAAAGTAGTAGTGGGAGCAGACAGAGTACTACGAACAGGACATGTCTACAATAAAATCGGAACATATCAAGTAGCATTGATGGCAAAACAACACGGAATACCATTCTATGTGGCAGCACCATTATCCACCTTTGATATGAAAAGTACTCCAGATGATGTCATAATTGAACAAAGAAAGGGAACCGAAGTAACACAAATTGGTGATAGAAAAACAGCTCCAGATGGTATCCATGTAATAAATCCAGCATTTGATATGACTCCGCCTGAATTAATCTCAGGCATAATAACCGAAGCCGGAGTCGCAAAACCACCATTTGATGAAACTATTCCAAAATTATTTGAAGCTAAGAAATAG
- a CDS encoding DegT/DnrJ/EryC1/StrS family aminotransferase — protein sequence MKKLAVFGGSKTRENPFPKYPIITQDEKNAVLEVLESGNLSTFIASPGEQFLGGKKIREFENKFAKYIGTKFAVAFNSATSALHAAVVAVGVRPGEEVIVPPYTFTSTATCVLMHNAIPVFSDIKNDIYCLDPKKLENVRTNLTRAVIPVHLFGHPCDMDEIIEFASKHDLKIIEDCAQAPGAEYKGKKVGTIGDCGIFSFQETKNMMTGEGGMLVTNDEGIAKAAQMVRNHGEMINLAEKIRSYRSEILGWGYRMTELEAAIGIAQLSKLDSYNEHRIKLTSYLTEKLKSVDGIKHTKYDFVKHVYYVYSFSYDVKKIGITREKFCEAVRAEGIPIYGGYVKPLYLNPLYLEKRAFAYKHHSGTVKYEKGICPVAESLHENELIMIPICRPPATIDDMEDIVNAIRKVIENKDELLHE from the coding sequence GTGAAAAAATTAGCTGTTTTTGGTGGAAGTAAAACAAGGGAGAACCCGTTTCCAAAATATCCAATCATAACACAAGATGAGAAAAATGCAGTGCTGGAAGTTCTTGAAAGCGGAAATCTTTCCACATTTATCGCTTCACCAGGAGAACAATTTTTGGGTGGTAAAAAGATTAGAGAGTTCGAGAATAAATTTGCCAAGTATATCGGCACTAAATTTGCAGTAGCGTTCAATTCTGCAACTTCCGCGCTTCATGCAGCTGTGGTTGCGGTAGGAGTACGACCGGGTGAAGAAGTCATTGTTCCTCCATATACATTTACATCAACTGCGACTTGTGTTCTGATGCACAATGCTATTCCAGTTTTTTCAGACATTAAAAATGATATTTACTGTCTTGATCCAAAAAAGCTTGAAAATGTAAGAACTAACTTAACACGTGCTGTTATCCCAGTACATCTTTTTGGTCATCCTTGTGATATGGACGAGATTATAGAATTTGCATCAAAACACGATTTAAAAATAATAGAAGATTGTGCACAAGCACCTGGTGCCGAATACAAAGGGAAAAAAGTTGGGACCATTGGAGACTGTGGAATATTTTCATTTCAAGAAACCAAGAACATGATGACCGGAGAAGGCGGAATGTTAGTTACTAATGATGAAGGCATAGCAAAAGCTGCCCAAATGGTAAGAAATCATGGTGAAATGATAAACCTTGCAGAGAAGATAAGATCTTACAGGTCTGAGATTTTGGGTTGGGGATATAGAATGACTGAACTTGAAGCTGCCATAGGCATAGCTCAATTATCAAAACTTGATTCATATAATGAACATCGTATCAAGCTTACAAGCTATCTGACTGAGAAACTAAAATCTGTAGACGGTATTAAACATACCAAATATGATTTTGTTAAACATGTCTACTATGTATACTCTTTTTCATATGATGTGAAAAAAATAGGCATTACAAGAGAAAAATTCTGTGAAGCAGTAAGAGCTGAGGGAATTCCAATTTATGGCGGATATGTTAAACCACTCTATCTTAATCCTCTCTATCTTGAAAAAAGAGCATTTGCGTATAAGCATCACAGTGGAACAGTGAAATACGAAAAAGGCATATGCCCAGTAGCTGAATCACTGCACGAAAATGAACTTATTATGATCCCAATATGCAGACCGCCGGCTACAATTGACGATATGGAAGATATTGTTAACGCAATTCGCAAAGTGATAGAAAATAAAGATGAGCTTTTACATGAGTAA
- a CDS encoding cytidylyltransferase domain-containing protein translates to MKIHAIVQTRVGSTRLPGKVLLKLNGVSLFEFQMNQLRHSKLLDSIVVATTINKNDDVLEELTKSLGVNLFRGNEEDVLDRYYNCAKHYSMEHIVRINGDAPFIDPQIIDKVVLFYKNNKFDYVSNFFKKTFPAGTEVEVFSFETLKKTWENAKKPSEREHVTPYIYTNPTKFCIGNVANIENVSNLHWTVDRKEDLDFVREIYKNIKKTPILLSDILHVLKNKPEILEINKNTNSLEGYQKSLENDKKQSKS, encoded by the coding sequence ATGAAGATTCATGCTATAGTCCAAACACGTGTTGGATCCACAAGGTTACCAGGAAAAGTGTTGCTGAAGCTGAATGGAGTGTCGTTATTTGAATTCCAAATGAACCAACTCCGACATTCAAAACTACTTGACAGTATTGTTGTAGCTACAACGATAAACAAAAATGATGATGTCTTAGAAGAATTGACAAAATCTCTAGGAGTGAATTTGTTTCGAGGAAATGAAGAAGACGTACTTGATCGATATTATAATTGTGCAAAACATTACTCTATGGAACACATTGTGAGAATAAATGGAGATGCACCGTTCATTGATCCCCAAATAATAGACAAAGTTGTATTATTCTACAAAAACAATAAATTTGATTATGTCAGTAATTTTTTCAAAAAAACATTTCCTGCTGGTACTGAGGTTGAAGTCTTTTCTTTTGAAACATTAAAAAAAACATGGGAAAATGCAAAGAAACCGTCTGAAAGAGAACACGTAACCCCATATATCTATACCAACCCAACAAAATTCTGCATTGGTAATGTGGCAAATATTGAAAATGTTTCAAATTTACATTGGACAGTTGACAGAAAAGAAGATTTGGATTTTGTTAGAGAAATCTACAAAAATATTAAAAAAACGCCCATTTTACTTTCTGACATTCTACATGTCTTAAAAAACAAACCTGAGATTTTAGAAATTAACAAAAATACTAATTCTCTTGAAGGGTATCAAAAATCATTAGAAAATGATAAAAAACAATCAAAATCCTAG
- a CDS encoding class I SAM-dependent methyltransferase, with protein MFDPIKIQRNLMNNKILRRLVPKHSLEEVQDYWKNQNIGDKNAFTDYLNNVEGSEIFVSVVKKYLPDNNDARVLEIGSNVGRNLNAMLKNGYMDLSGIEINSNAVEAMRTYYPELAKKVKIYNTTVEEKICEFADNEFDLVFTVAVLMHIHSESEWIFSEMVRIAKKFIIIFEDETGNATKNFPRDYKKIFENLGMKQIQYIDSLPHWRPIYKTRIFKKSSSL; from the coding sequence ATGTTTGATCCTATAAAAATCCAACGCAATTTAATGAATAACAAAATTTTGAGACGTTTAGTTCCCAAACATTCACTTGAAGAAGTTCAGGATTATTGGAAAAATCAGAACATTGGAGACAAGAACGCATTCACAGATTACCTCAATAATGTTGAAGGAAGTGAAATTTTTGTGTCTGTAGTGAAGAAGTATCTTCCAGATAACAATGATGCAAGGGTTTTAGAGATCGGTTCTAACGTAGGACGTAATCTTAATGCGATGCTGAAAAATGGATATATGGATTTGTCCGGAATTGAAATCAATTCAAATGCAGTCGAGGCAATGAGAACATATTATCCAGAACTTGCTAAAAAAGTCAAAATATACAATACCACTGTTGAAGAAAAAATTTGCGAATTTGCAGATAACGAATTTGATCTAGTTTTTACAGTTGCGGTTTTAATGCATATTCACTCGGAGAGTGAATGGATATTTTCCGAGATGGTAAGAATTGCAAAAAAATTCATTATTATTTTTGAGGATGAAACCGGTAATGCTACAAAAAACTTTCCAAGAGATTACAAGAAAATCTTTGAAAATCTAGGTATGAAACAAATTCAATACATAGATAGTTTACCACATTGGAGACCAATATACAAAACCCGAATCTTCAAGAAATCTTCCAGTCTATAA
- a CDS encoding DegT/DnrJ/EryC1/StrS family aminotransferase — MTDLIKLFDPVIGKEEEKAIRDTLYSKFWASGAGTGNVSKFETKFKEYTQSRTCVAVNNGTSALHLALSLIDISGKEVILPSLSFVSTAHAVLYNGGIPVFVDVEPDSLCIDPNAVEKSITEKTKIILPVHFAGMPAALAKIKRLCKDHNLTLIEDAAHAAGSTYKNKMIGSHGDIVCFSFHPVKNLAMPTGGAITLNDGNWKNTEEILKSKRWCGIANRKGVTYDVPRIGWNFYMNEFSAAIGLVQLKKLDLLNSKRRKIAKRYNDEMKIEKKMPYSKDCSYHFYWIRVKHREQFMKKMKENGIETGIHYKPIHQMKYYNKKIKLTNTDIVGNEIVSLPTHPNLSESEISKVIKCVNLFA, encoded by the coding sequence GTGACGGATTTGATAAAATTATTCGATCCTGTAATAGGTAAAGAAGAAGAAAAAGCAATTAGAGATACTCTTTATAGTAAATTTTGGGCCTCAGGCGCAGGTACAGGAAATGTCTCCAAATTCGAAACAAAATTCAAAGAATATACACAATCAAGGACTTGTGTTGCTGTAAACAACGGTACTTCAGCTCTTCATTTAGCTCTATCATTAATTGATATTAGTGGTAAGGAAGTAATTTTACCATCTCTGTCTTTTGTATCAACTGCTCATGCTGTTTTGTATAATGGTGGAATTCCAGTTTTTGTTGATGTTGAGCCAGATTCTTTATGTATAGATCCAAATGCGGTAGAAAAATCCATAACAGAAAAGACAAAAATTATACTCCCAGTTCATTTTGCTGGTATGCCGGCTGCACTTGCAAAGATAAAGAGATTATGTAAAGATCATAATTTGACTTTGATTGAGGATGCTGCACATGCAGCTGGTTCCACATACAAAAATAAGATGATTGGTAGCCATGGCGACATTGTATGTTTTAGTTTCCATCCTGTAAAGAATTTAGCAATGCCTACAGGTGGCGCAATAACTTTGAATGATGGTAATTGGAAGAATACCGAAGAAATTTTGAAGAGTAAACGTTGGTGTGGCATAGCAAATAGAAAAGGAGTCACATATGACGTGCCAAGAATTGGATGGAATTTTTACATGAATGAATTTTCTGCGGCAATTGGGCTAGTACAATTAAAGAAATTAGATTTATTGAACTCAAAAAGAAGAAAAATAGCGAAACGATACAATGATGAAATGAAAATAGAAAAGAAAATGCCATACAGCAAAGACTGTTCTTATCATTTCTATTGGATTAGGGTAAAACATAGAGAACAATTTATGAAAAAAATGAAAGAAAACGGTATTGAAACAGGCATACATTACAAACCAATTCATCAGATGAAGTATTACAATAAAAAAATAAAATTAACTAATACTGATATAGTTGGAAATGAAATTGTATCTCTTCCTACACATCCAAATTTATCAGAAAGTGAGATATCTAAAGTAATAAAATGTGTAAACTTGTTTGCATGA
- a CDS encoding GNAT family N-acetyltransferase produces MNLHINNWIIIVLKLLTIEQVIKFKISQKQDLLKKIPEINVRIKPVSKADYVFLYQLLAERESNTNINHRRMPTFAEHANFVSSKPYSKWYTIMVDDTKVGTTYLTNKDEVGIFIKKEFHGMKIGHKALKLLIQKNSRKAYYANINPRNKKSIRFFKNNGFQLIQHTYELSK; encoded by the coding sequence ATGAATCTTCATATCAATAATTGGATCATTATTGTTTTAAAACTATTAACCATAGAACAAGTTATAAAGTTCAAAATATCACAAAAACAAGATTTATTGAAAAAAATACCAGAGATTAATGTTAGGATAAAACCTGTGTCTAAAGCAGATTATGTTTTTTTGTATCAGTTATTAGCAGAGCGAGAGTCTAATACGAACATAAATCACAGAAGAATGCCGACTTTTGCCGAACATGCTAATTTTGTATCATCAAAACCATATTCAAAGTGGTATACGATCATGGTTGATGATACAAAAGTTGGTACAACATACCTCACAAACAAAGATGAAGTAGGTATTTTTATAAAAAAGGAATTTCACGGTATGAAAATAGGACATAAGGCTTTGAAATTATTAATTCAAAAAAATTCACGTAAGGCATACTATGCTAACATAAATCCAAGAAATAAAAAATCAATTAGATTTTTCAAAAATAACGGATTTCAATTAATACAACATACGTATGAATTAAGTAAATAG
- a CDS encoding cytidylyltransferase domain-containing protein, with amino-acid sequence MRVIAVIQARLSSKRLPRKVMLDILGKPVIWHIYNRLTHCKHLSAVVISTGEYDQNKEICDFAEKNQIKYYSGSEMDLIQRLYQTVLKFDADALVRITSDCPLVDPKLVDELVGIYVKNKDICDLVTNCEIHSFPHGLDIEVYSHDVLRRLNDEIKEPDLREWFPLYITKNKQKFKILNIKNEQDLSRIRLTLDYPEDYDLIKKIYQNLANKLPIPYMTDILDLLKNQPDLLLINSKYVDHRNVDAPTV; translated from the coding sequence TTGAGAGTAATAGCAGTAATTCAAGCAAGACTCAGCTCTAAGCGTCTTCCTAGAAAAGTCATGCTGGATATTCTTGGCAAACCTGTTATCTGGCACATATACAATCGACTTACTCATTGCAAGCATCTTTCTGCAGTTGTTATATCAACCGGAGAGTATGATCAGAACAAAGAAATTTGTGATTTTGCAGAAAAAAATCAAATTAAGTATTATTCTGGAAGCGAGATGGATCTTATACAAAGACTCTATCAAACTGTTTTGAAATTCGATGCAGATGCTCTTGTACGAATCACATCTGATTGCCCATTAGTTGATCCAAAACTGGTAGATGAACTTGTGGGAATATATGTAAAAAATAAGGATATCTGTGACTTGGTAACAAACTGTGAAATCCACTCATTCCCACATGGATTGGATATTGAAGTATATTCACATGATGTACTACGACGACTTAATGATGAGATAAAGGAGCCAGATCTTAGAGAATGGTTTCCACTTTATATTACAAAAAATAAACAAAAATTTAAAATTTTAAACATAAAAAATGAACAGGATTTGTCTAGAATCAGACTCACTTTGGATTATCCTGAAGATTATGATCTTATAAAAAAAATCTACCAAAATTTGGCTAATAAACTACCGATCCCTTACATGACCGACATACTTGATCTCTTAAAAAATCAACCTGATCTATTATTAATTAATTCAAAATATGTTGATCATAGAAATGTTGACGCACCAACAGTCTAG
- a CDS encoding N-acetyl sugar amidotransferase: MIMRICKRCIQPDTRPGIYFTEDGICGACLWEDEKKVIDWVKREKELQEIVDWAKKTTKSAYDCVIGVSGGKDSTKQALTARDRLGLRCLLVNSEPEGITEIGKHNIENLKNLGFDVLSLRPNPKIMKKLVKRDFYKYLNPVKITEYSLWSSAYIIADQFNIPLIVQGENGGLTLGTRLTGLGTDSDALKANEMNTMSSGLEEYLEIEGITEKDLFMFQYDRKRLQEKGIRGIWLQYYLKEWSFRGNAEFSKKHGLMWRPDDFDPDSIGTYVPFSQLDSDLVQVNQMLKCIKFGFGQCMDHVCYDLRDGIITREEAIKLVRQYDGKCSDYYIKQFCDYIEISLEEFWRVADQFRGKMWFKDENSVWQNAYWKALAEQGKIP, from the coding sequence ATGATTATGCGAATTTGTAAGAGATGTATCCAACCAGATACTAGACCTGGGATTTATTTCACGGAGGACGGAATATGTGGAGCTTGTTTATGGGAAGACGAAAAGAAGGTAATTGATTGGGTAAAACGAGAAAAAGAATTACAAGAGATTGTAGATTGGGCTAAAAAGACTACAAAAAGTGCTTACGATTGTGTAATTGGAGTAAGTGGCGGCAAGGACAGCACGAAGCAAGCACTCACTGCACGAGACAGATTAGGACTGCGATGTTTACTTGTAAACAGTGAACCAGAGGGGATTACAGAAATAGGAAAACATAACATTGAGAATTTGAAAAATCTTGGTTTCGATGTGTTATCATTGAGACCAAATCCGAAAATTATGAAAAAACTAGTAAAGCGAGATTTTTACAAATATCTAAATCCTGTCAAGATCACTGAATACTCTTTGTGGTCATCAGCGTACATCATAGCTGATCAGTTTAACATTCCATTAATTGTTCAGGGTGAGAATGGAGGCCTTACGCTAGGTACTCGCCTTACAGGGCTTGGAACAGATTCAGATGCTTTAAAGGCCAATGAAATGAACACAATGTCATCAGGATTAGAAGAATACTTGGAGATTGAAGGCATAACTGAAAAAGATCTTTTCATGTTTCAATACGACCGAAAAAGATTGCAAGAAAAAGGAATTCGTGGAATATGGCTACAATATTATCTGAAGGAATGGTCATTTCGTGGAAATGCAGAATTTTCAAAAAAGCATGGTCTAATGTGGCGTCCAGATGATTTTGATCCGGACTCTATTGGTACCTATGTGCCATTTTCTCAGTTAGACTCTGATCTGGTACAAGTAAATCAGATGCTAAAATGTATTAAATTTGGTTTCGGTCAGTGCATGGATCATGTCTGTTATGATTTACGTGATGGAATAATTACTAGGGAGGAGGCCATAAAATTAGTTCGTCAGTATGATGGAAAATGCTCTGATTACTACATAAAACAATTTTGTGATTACATAGAAATTTCATTAGAAGAATTTTGGCGGGTTGCAGATCAATTTAGAGGTAAGATGTGGTTCAAGGATGAGAACTCTGTTTGGCAAAACGCTTATTGGAAAGCATTAGCAGAGCAAGGCAAAATTCCTTAG
- a CDS encoding Gfo/Idh/MocA family protein — MKYRCAVIGLGRIGCGFDDSPNATLISTHAGAYFRNEKTNLVAFCDVDEDKLKKYGPKYGVTKLYTDYKEMFRNESLDCVSICTHANSHLDIVKAACRFNIRGIYLEKPISESLKNAKTIIDICKKNNVKLQVNHQRRFDPFYIKLKKLVIEKQFGRIQQCSIYYGSGIANTGSHICDLIRYLFGNIKWVQAIKSQNPSNNENDPNLDGVIMCDNGIKCSLLSFDYSNYGILEFDIISTKKRIKLNLTTGKIEIFKSTLPKIGLYYKELVPQTVTFPPRTSAIFNGVETLLQSIQTNKEPLCTGEDGYLSLEAVTALIKSSSLNGKRIAIPLKNTNYKIHSK, encoded by the coding sequence ATGAAATATCGTTGTGCAGTAATTGGGCTTGGTAGAATTGGTTGCGGTTTTGATGATAGTCCAAATGCTACATTAATCAGCACCCATGCAGGTGCGTATTTTCGCAATGAAAAAACTAACTTAGTGGCTTTTTGTGATGTTGACGAAGATAAGCTAAAAAAATACGGTCCGAAATATGGCGTCACTAAATTGTACACTGATTACAAAGAGATGTTTAGAAATGAGAGTTTAGATTGTGTTTCAATTTGTACTCATGCTAATTCTCATCTAGACATTGTAAAGGCCGCATGCAGATTTAACATAAGAGGAATTTATTTAGAAAAACCAATTAGTGAATCTCTCAAGAATGCTAAAACAATAATTGATATTTGTAAAAAAAATAATGTCAAATTACAGGTAAACCATCAACGGAGATTTGATCCCTTTTATATCAAATTAAAAAAACTTGTTATTGAAAAACAATTTGGGAGAATTCAACAATGTAGCATCTATTATGGTTCCGGAATTGCAAATACAGGCTCCCATATTTGTGATTTGATACGATATCTTTTCGGTAATATTAAATGGGTACAAGCTATAAAAAGTCAAAATCCATCCAATAACGAAAACGACCCAAATTTAGATGGAGTGATAATGTGTGATAATGGAATCAAATGCAGTCTTTTGAGTTTTGATTACAGTAATTATGGAATATTGGAGTTTGATATAATTTCAACTAAAAAAAGGATAAAACTGAATCTCACCACAGGAAAAATTGAGATATTCAAATCTACTTTGCCAAAAATTGGGCTTTATTACAAAGAATTAGTACCACAGACAGTGACGTTTCCTCCTAGAACAAGTGCAATCTTTAATGGAGTGGAAACTCTTTTGCAGTCAATTCAGACAAACAAAGAACCATTATGCACAGGGGAAGACGGTTATCTTTCACTTGAAGCAGTAACTGCATTGATTAAATCGTCGTCATTAAATGGTAAACGAATAGCAATACCATTGAAAAACACTAATTACAAGATTCATTCCAAGTGA
- a CDS encoding SDR family NAD(P)-dependent oxidoreductase, which translates to MFDGKKVLITGGTGSLGTSLTEKLLRTDVDTIRIFSRDEWKQVQMKSKFTDKRLRFFIGDVRDKERLSRALEGVDIVIHAAALKHVPVAEYNPFEAVKTNVQGTQNLIDACLENNVQTALAVGTDKAVSPLNTYGATKLLMERLFVSANYYKGNHKIKFICVRYGNVLGSRGSLVPTLVGQIQSGKNITITDPEMTRFNITMDEALALILRAIKKGRGGEIFVPKLKAYKVKDMRDAIIELLKSKSKTEIISIRPGEKYHESLIIKDEIRNTYENKEDYVIFEKETQEHELLPEFKKSTLKDQYSSDRVSLLSINELKQILVREELAVI; encoded by the coding sequence TTGTTTGATGGTAAAAAAGTACTGATCACTGGCGGTACCGGCTCACTTGGCACATCTCTGACAGAAAAACTACTTAGAACAGATGTCGATACGATTCGGATCTTTAGTAGGGATGAATGGAAGCAAGTACAAATGAAATCAAAGTTTACCGACAAAAGATTACGATTCTTTATTGGTGATGTTAGAGATAAAGAAAGATTATCACGTGCTCTTGAAGGAGTTGACATAGTTATTCACGCTGCAGCGCTCAAACATGTACCAGTTGCAGAATATAATCCATTCGAGGCAGTAAAGACCAATGTACAAGGAACGCAGAATCTCATAGATGCTTGTCTAGAGAATAATGTGCAAACAGCATTAGCTGTAGGTACTGACAAGGCAGTTTCACCATTGAATACTTATGGAGCTACAAAATTGCTGATGGAGAGATTATTTGTTTCAGCAAACTACTACAAAGGAAATCATAAAATCAAATTCATTTGTGTGAGATACGGCAATGTACTAGGTAGTAGAGGTTCACTTGTACCCACATTGGTTGGACAAATACAATCAGGGAAAAATATCACTATCACTGATCCAGAAATGACAAGATTTAACATAACCATGGATGAAGCTTTGGCGCTAATTTTAAGGGCAATTAAAAAAGGACGAGGAGGAGAAATTTTTGTTCCTAAATTAAAGGCATACAAAGTTAAGGATATGAGAGATGCGATTATTGAACTGCTAAAGAGCAAAAGTAAAACCGAAATCATATCAATTAGACCCGGTGAAAAGTACCACGAATCTTTGATCATTAAAGATGAAATTCGAAATACATATGAGAATAAAGAAGACTATGTTATTTTTGAGAAGGAAACGCAAGAACATGAATTGTTACCAGAATTTAAAAAATCCACTCTAAAAGACCAATACTCATCTGATAGAGTAAGTCTATTATCAATAAATGAATTAAAACAAATTCTAGTTAGAGAGGAACTGGCAGTTATTTAG